Sequence from the Penaeus monodon isolate SGIC_2016 chromosome 43, NSTDA_Pmon_1, whole genome shotgun sequence genome:
acacacacacacacacacacacacacacacacacacacacacacacacagaaagagagagagagagagagagagagagagagagagagagagagagagagagagagaaaatgcctaTATGATTCCTAAAACGCGTCGTCTCTTTTTAAGCCTACCTCTCTAACAACCCCGTTATCTCGAAACAGAAGCGGAAGAAAAAAGGCGACATGGCAACCCCAGAGCCTACTTTCCCGGACAACCTCGCTGGCTTCGGGTACGAGTTTAAAGGTAAGGGATGCTGCCCGGGGGATGAAGGCTGTCGCGGcgcaaggggggatggggaggaagatggatacttgtagatatagagagatagatagatcgtgtgtttgtgtgatggagggatagggagggggagggagtgaggaggggggagatggagaggaagagggagagatgaagagggagggggagagatggagagagagagagagagagagagagagagagagagagaatgaaagaaagaaagaaagaaagagagagagggaggaagggggaaagatgaagagagaaagagagagggagagagggagaggagagagagagagagagagagagagagagagagagagagagagagagagagagagagagagagagagagagagagagagagagaataataacgataataataatgataatgatgacaatagtaatgataattataatcataataatgataacaaaatggcaataagattaataacagtaaaaaattatagtaataaagataatgataatcacattgatattaatgataatgatatcagtaacaatgataacgataataatgataataattgtaataataataataataataataataataataataaaggtaataaaaataataacaacaatagcaacaacagttaTAAGACTTAATAACTTATTTTCCACAGATGGGAAGCTAAAAAACATACAGACTGGAGAACCATTTGTGTTTGCTGTCAGCCCAGACGACAGGGATTACAACCAGAAGCGTTATGAGGCTTTGGGAGAGGTAAGGCCATGGCGAGAGTGAGGAAGATAGTGTAATgggagagacaaggagacagTGTGGGTAGAGGAAAAAAGATAGTGAGAAATCTAATGTCATTAGAGAGCAAAGGTTGGTAAAGATAGTGTCATGACGTAGTGGAGTAGTATGTGAAGGAGGTAGTGTAAAGAATTAGGGTGTGCTGCAGTCCATTTttttatacccacccacacatatatacacacacacgcagacactcactcacatactcactttctctctctctctctctctcacacacacacacacacacacacacacacacacatacacacacacacgcacacacacgcacacacacacacacacacacacacacacgcacgcacaaaaaaaatacatttaaattcgTAAATTCAATATATCTTCCccattttgaatataaaatataaacgtaGGTAATGAATGAACGTGGAATATCAAATCCTCTTAAGAATTAATCCTAAGTCATTTACGGAAAAGGTGAAAGGGAACATTTAACAAATAATGGAATTGGATTCCACTGATTCTGTTCTTAACCATGGCATTTATAGTAGTACTTTGTGACATGTCGATATGTTATTTAAAATCAAATGATTATTTACTCAGCTCTaagattatcttcttttttatcattcaccCAAATCAACGATAGATAATCaccacatttcatcattatttggcaCTTTGTCTTTAGCCGTTTcagtattaaattttataactttGATTGGCAAGGTAATGCATGAGGACAGCCTTTGTACAGTTGATTCAAGAGAGTTTATTCCCCTCTATGTTCTGATGACGTGCTAAAGGTTAATAGTTGCCCTATTTACTTAATATTACCTGCCACAATGATGTCTGGCATGCATACCCGCCGTCCACGCCTGTTACTATTGACAGAATACCCATCTAGAGGAATATTTTGAGGCAACGTTTTGATGTCTTGAAACTAAAGACAGCAtcactgggattttttttcgctttttttacaaactatatatatataatatatatatatatatatatatatatatatatatatatatatatatatatacatatgtgtgtatatatataaataatatatatactatatatatatatatatatatatatatatatatatattatatatatataaatatatatatatatatatatatatatatatgtatatatgtatatatatatatatatatatatataattatgtatgtgtgtgtgtgtctgtgtgtgtgtaacttttcATATATTGAATCAGAATCTAAcaatcaaatccccccccccaaaaaaaaaataataataataaataaatagactaaAGATAACATATCCTACACACCAGACACTAATACATGTTTTCCTCACCATGCCTCTCTTTCACCAAGAGCCACAATACCAAAACGGAAGAAAATACAATGAATGATGCATTTTATTTCTCTAAATAACGCCGTCTCTTTCAGAACAAAAGAACATCACAATAAATAATGCATTTCTTCAGTCGTCTATTCTCTCATGatcatctgttttgtttttgttttttaaggatGACCCTCTCTTTCAGGCAATATATcagaaataaaattattactggataatgaatgaataaataaatagataacaaataaacggataagtaaataattattattcataaacaaattaataaataaaaaataaacaaattaataaataaaagataaacacataaaaataagaaaggaaacagataaaaataaatagataacaaataaatagatgataaatgaaatataaataataaataataactaactcaacaaattattaaaaaaaaaaaaagataaaaataataataatacaataaagtaaccatataaataatacagtctatccatctatctcatcTTCTCATGATCACcgttttctaaaaataataataataatgaataaataaataaataaataaaataataaataactaaataaataaaaccccgcTCTCTCTTCCAGCTCGTGCAGCAAGACGTGTACCAGCTCGTGAAAAGGGAATGCGGCATGATCAAGGCCTCGGTCCCCATCAACAGCAGGCCAGGCGACCCCCAGACGTTTGTGTTCCTGTCGAGTGACTTCATGACCAACGATGACAAGATCTTGATAGTCATCCAAGGGAGCGGCGCCGTCAGAGCCGGACAGTGGTCGCGGAAGTTAGTattgggaggggcgagggaggggaaggggaagggtgggggaaagggaaggggaaaggggaagaggaggggagggggaaggggtcgaGTGTGTGTCCTTTTCGAAATCGGGGGGGAGGGGACGTTTTGGTATGCTGGAAGCGTTTATTCTTTTCGTcaattggtgttgttattattagtggtagcagtggtaggattattattattatttattcatattcgtatttatattaatattgatatcagtaCCAACATtactagcaatagtagtaatagtagttgtggtagtagaagttgtagtagtaatagtattgttattaatagtaatactattatgaatatttatcgttattatcatcattattattatcaccataattattattttcatcataattattatcattattgttatcatcattatcattattattgttatcaatcattatttttgttatcattattattgttatcatcattatcatcatctcttaaATATCCATGCTTTTCATCAACAGacgtctttatacatacataaaactcgGTTCCCTCAATTGCAGACTGGTTTATAGAGCAGAATTCAAAATATTTGTGTTGATAAGTGATCAGTTTTAATTTCaatgtgttattttcattatttattcaaccATCTCGTTTatgtattcattaattcattctgCTCGTGTATTTAATTGTTTGTTGTTAATTCATTGTCACTTATTTATTTTAGAACCTATCCACGAGTTTTTGTTACTTCATTATGAATCGATCCATAAACGGGGGGTACATGTACTGCCCCCGTAGTTATGTTTATCACAGATAGATGTCTCCACTAGTGACCTCACCTGTTTTCACCCGTTTGATTTTTCGTTTTCATGCTATTCAAatcgattattactgttattactattattgatatgattactaCAGGAATATGAAAAAACCAGTAGCAATTTTTGAAAAtacaagaaatgaaggaaaaacgagatgggtaggactagtaattgactccttggtgacttttTGTCGAGCCGtctatgtaaaaacaaaaatcatagtgGATGTGGCATGTCTGTAATGTCATCCAATTCTGTAGCCCTGTCACATGTAGAAGGTCCTAACACACTAGCACTTTTTCCGTCAAGTTATGAGTTTCCGCCTGAATTTGATTAAAGGCCGCCTTGAACTTGTGCTTCGCAGGCTctatgcaactttttttttttaatataaactcCATTTAATAAgttaatgtaaatataatctattattctaGAATATTtccatatacagtacatatatgtatgtatatctatatatatctatatatatatatatatatatatatatatatatatatatatatatatatatatatgtatatatatatatatatatatatatatatatatgtatgtatatatatatatatatatatatatatatatatatatatatatatatgtatatatataatatttaaaatgatatttaGAGAATGTCCGTGTGATTCCCGGGACCTCACTGATGGCGTCTTTGTTAACTGCTTTGGTCGTGTTATGGGTCAGTCCATTTGCATAAGTTCATatggaaacgaaaagaaagaaaaaaaaagaaaaaactgacgGAAAAAGTCCATGTGTGAAAGGGccttaaagtatatatatatagttttttttcgttatatacCAGAACAAATCTTATTGTCTGTTATTCTTATCAACCTTGTTAACCATCGGTGATGTTTAAGATATTTGTAATCGGTAACTCAATGCTAGAGAGcagtgttcttatttttattattattatttttttacaaagtcTTGATGTGTTTTTAGTTAATATGACGTAGTTTGTAAGAGGAACTGAATTACTGCGGCAGTAATAGGTAGATTAAGATTATACTTCGTTTTACGTTACCAAATATATTTGTAATCGGTATTGCCACTTTATTTTTGTTCTGAAGCATATTTAGGTTATAATACAGTTAGTATATACTGTGATTCTGCATTGTATACTGTATAAACTGAAgacatagatctctctctctctctctcttccctaactCCCCTTCTATTTATAAATGCAAATCCAATTATACCTATTTTGTGAATTacgtatattttacatgtatttttactTGCATATCTTTTAGTATAAGTCACTAGACACTGACTAGAACTTGCCACGTTGTTGACCCGTTAACTCAAGGACAACAAtcggcacatttttttttccatttttatatattatcttttagaaTTTCTGGTTGACCGCCAATGCCAGTTTCAAGCTTCGTTATCTCTTGTATGAGGAAAtacaatttcttttaaaaaaactcagctcctcttcctttttattatctatttatttgttcacttatttatttattcatttgttttctttttctccttttctttggaTGATTTTTGCGGAAATTTCAGGCTGACCATCAACGAAGGCATCGAATCGGGAACTCAGATCCCATACATACAAATTGCGCGAAGAGAAGGCTATGCTGTAATGGTGATGAATCCCAATGATAATTCTCGGATCGTTGAAAACCagaaacaaatgataaaagtaaGTTTCATTTCTgacatattatctatctgtctgtctttctatctctctctctccctctccatgtaTTTATCTCCCTACCCATGTATCCACCTATGCATTCAGCCatccgtctatccatctattcttcCTCccgcccacccatccatccacccacccccacccagccTTCTTTTTCGCAAATGCTCGTGTGACtagaaaatttaatgttttttctatattagTTATACGATTCTCGATTATTTCAGTAATGGTATGGCTCAAACATAAATTCGTGAGAAATGAAGATTAGAAacccttttccttcctattttttgtatgaacttgtacgcgcgcgcgcgtgtgtgtgtttgcacatgagTGTGCACAATACATGATAACCACTTTCTCTGAACTTTATAGGTCATCCCTTCCTTACCCAtttcaaaatatatcataaagTTGTTTTGGAATTTCAAACACCTCGTTCCCTTGTTTACTCGTTGTCTTGTTCACTCGTTGCCTTGTTCACTCGTTGCCTTGTTCACTCGTTGCCTTGTTCACTCGTCTTGTTCACTCGTT
This genomic interval carries:
- the LOC119568375 gene encoding cotranscriptional regulator FAM172A homolog, which codes for MILFGYQKRKKKGDMATPEPTFPDNLAGFGYEFKDGKLKNIQTGEPFVFAVSPDDRDYNQKRYEALGELVQQDVYQLVKRECGMIKASVPINSRPGDPQTFVFLSSDFMTNDDKILIVIQGSGAVRAGQWSRKLTINEGIESGTQIPYIQIARREGYAVMVMNPNDNSRIVENQKQMIKGSESAVAHASYVWEAYLQESKAKHIAIVGHSYGGEVTKSLFDKYKEDFKQRVFAVALTSSTHTIADHTEYSDLIKISRHWQTSDQPLDTELPTMENGMKMVSAGTNTHERTSQACMESVFKFFQDRYLAFLEG